The genomic segment CTTAGTTACATGAGCTACATTTTAGCTTTAGAAAAATTTGAATGATACTTTTAGTTATTGGTAAATCAGATCTGCCTTTGACTAGCTAAGCTTAGATGAAGATTTTTTGAATCTGTCTCACTCGGTTCCAACAGAACCCTTGTGATTTAAACAGGTGGTGGATACTAAGTTGGGCAAAACAAGTtctcatatattaattatggaGGCCATTTGCTTCAAAAGCTATGCTTTTCAAATGTCtgctttgtttctttttatggTATATTTTCCAAGTGATCAAATTCTTGGTTTACTTTAGAGGCAATATATTGACTATTGTATCTCTTGAAATTGTATCCTTATTTTTTGCTTCTATGAAGGTATCCTTGCTTGCCTGCTCTTAATTGTTATTACAAGTGACTATCTTGATTTGTTATGTTGTTGTACATGGTCCATTGAAATATGATTATCCTAAATAAAGTTTTACTTAAGCTCCAAATGATTAGCATCACTCCTGCTTTATTTGGGACAGCATAAACTTTTTAATTCTCTCATGTTTTTTTGGAGGAGATTGTGCCTGTTGTTGCCAAATAGACAGTCTACATACAGCCCAATATCTTTTGTATAATTATactttattaagttaaatttgcTTGATTCTTTTACCACAGGagatatacaaaattttatggGACTTCTGAGAAAGCGGCAGTGGACTTGGCCCATGATGCTTTGACAAGTATGTTGTATTGATATTCTCCAGGCCTGTGCTTTACTTGCATTTGTTGTATATAATCACATTTCAGAACAGAAAAAAATATGCAAATGTTTCTCAAGGGATTGATGGTTTCATCCAGCTTATtagatttttgaattttaaacagATTACAGCCGGTGGGAAGAAGAGATTGAGAAATGGCAGAATCCTATCCTCAAGGACGAGACATTACCAGAATGGTAATTCTCAATTTAActtctataatattttaatcatgaAGTATCActgaatttttgtttatttgcttGTTACGGGTCAATTCCagtttagtattattttaatatcaaataggAGGCTTTTAAAGTCTTGATGTCTATTAAACTGCCTGAGCAAAACTTGGGTTTTTTCAGTTGATGTTTGGCAGCTTACTTTTTGTGCAACGAGTTGCATTTTAGACTTGGTAAAAAACTTCACTTTGTTCAAAGGTTGGGTTTACGGGACCCTAAGTCAGAGGTATTCAGTCACAATTTCATCTCGTAAAACATAGTGTTACTTCTGTTTGAAGTCAAAAACTGACTGATCATGTGTGCTCTCGCTTTTGTCTTCCTCTACCTTGACTTGTGAAGCTGTCGACCATCTTTTTTTGGCTTCTATTGTTCCAGGAGAAGATATATTAAtgtatttgtaatttatttttacaggtacaaatttacattatttaacGAACTCTACTTTCTTGTTGCCGGAGGAACAATTTGGATTGGTATGTATATTAGCACATTGTACTggggttttattttttattaatgtttggTTTTTTCATTGGAGATTCCTATTGTCATTTAATTGTTAATAAGATCTTTGAAACTGCCTAATCTTTCTGCCAGACTCTCCTTTGCTATCTTCAAGTATGCGGAATGGCCAAGATCCGGCAAGGGAGTTGGAAAATGCAGTTGTCAAAGAAACTGAAGATAAAGTAAATGGCAGAAAAAGGACAGTTGTGGAGCGCACAACAGATAGTACCTATGAATCTAACGCTACTACAGGACATAATTGTGTGGATGAAAACCTATATGGAcatgataatgatgatgatgttggaaGGTTCTTGTACTTGGAAGGAGTGGAATATATCATGTGGTGCACGTATGACGTGCACTTCTACGCATCATTTGCCCTTCTTGAGCTGTTTCCTaggattgaattaaatatacAGCGTGACTTTGCTAGAGCTGTCTTGTgtgaagatggaagaaaagTAAGGTTTCTGGCAGAGGGAAACTGGGGAATTCGCAAGGTTTACGGGGCAGTGCCACATGATCTGGGGACACACGATCCGTGGTATGAAATGAATGCCTATAACATCCATGATACTAGCAAGTGGAAGGACCTGaacccaaaatttgttcttcaGGTGTATAGAGATTTTGCTGCAACGGGTGATTTGCAGTTTGGAATTGATGTGTGGCCGGCTGTCCGGGCTGCAATGGAGTACATGGACCAATTTGACAGAGATGGCGATGGTCTTATTGAGAATGATGGGTTCCCAGATCAAACTTATGATACATGGACAGTTCATGGTGTGAGCACATACTGCGGATGTCTTTGGCTTGCTGCTCTACAAGCTGCCGCAGCAATGGCCCTTGAGCTGGGTGACAGGGATTTTGCGGAAACATGCAAAAGGAAGTTTTTGAAGGCTAAGCCAGCATTTGAAGAAAAACTGTGGAATGGTTCGTATTTTAACTACGACAGTGGATCAAGTGGTAACAGTAAATCCATTCAAGCAGATCAATTGGCTGGGCAATGGTATACTGCATCCTCGGGGCTTCCCTCCCTTTTTGAGGATTCCAAAATCAAAAGTGCTCTCAGGAAGGTTTATGATTTCAATGTAATGAAAGTTAAAGGAGGAAGGATGGGTGCTGTAAATGGCATGCATCCCAACGGTAAGGTTGATGAGACCTGTATGCAGTCTCGTGAAGTATGGACAGGTGTGACCTATGGTGTTGCTGCAACAATGATACTTGCCGGAATGGAAGAAGAGGCTTTCACAACCGCCGAGGGAATATTTCTAGCTGGCTGGTCAGAAGATGGATATGGGTAATTTCTTACGCCCTCTGTCATTCATAATTGTTTTTTGATAACCTGCATCCTCACGCTAGTGTCTATGAAGAAAGGCTAGGATTTTCTGATgcgtaaataaaaataaagaaatatattttaaagtacaTCAAGTTGAGAAGTTTACTTCGTGCATATTTTGCTTGTATGATCTATATGTTAATGTTAACTTACATATTAGTGTTCACTCCAGACACCCGGAGAGTATCAATGGTtctatgataattattttatttcttgataAAAATCACACATTCCGTAAGTTACTTAAATGTTTAAATGTGGCAGATCTAAATTGTGCGCATCTATTATTTTCCATTAGAAAAATCATTCAGTCATTCCCTTTATCCCATATCAGGTACTGGTTTCAGACTCCGGAGGCATGGACAATGGATGGGCACTACCGGTCCCTAATGTACATGAGACCCCTGGCCATTTGGGGCATGCAATATGCAATGAATCGGCCCAAAGCAATTCTTGAGGCCCCTAAAATCAATATCATGGACAGAATCCATCTGTCTCCTGTTATTGGCGGCTTCTCTCATAATGAAACAGGTGTGAGAAAGATTGCAACAAAAGCAAGATGTTTTAGCAATTCTGTGTTTCATTGTGCTTGCTGATCGACAGCATGTAAGATCATAAAATTTTTGTATAGGTAACTTTCACACAATTCCTACCCAACCCTCTCCTAGAGAAGCTGTAATAATGGCGGTCAAGGCCTGAGGGTagtaatattttagaaataagcAGAGATCGATTGTAACTTAGATATATAGCCCATTAGTTTAGGCAACGCAAGTCACGCTTCATTGTAACTGTTGTACTGTACATTATCATTTATTTGATCtctcaaaatataatttaccaCAGTCCAATTTctaaaatgtttttcttaaatgaTTGTCATcaataatgttaaatatatgATGTAGGTGGCAATGGTTACGGTTTACAGGAGGATAGATAAATGCTGCGGGATGTTATACACAAATAGACATGAGGATAGTTGCTTTATGGTATGGCGCATTGAAGGTGGTGACTAACccaatacaattttttaactgttataaatgaaaatacGATACTTGTATttgacaattaaaataatatcaattttcaagTAAGTAAAGCATTAgtgatattattaaaaattgcCTTTTACTAATATTACGTACCGCATTCTTGTCAGTTTGATGGCTAACTCAGGACTGACTACAATTTGATTTTCAATATCTGGCACTTGAATATACGTATTTAAAGAGCGTATTCCTCCTACCCATACCTCACTTACAGCTTTTCGTCAAATATCAGATGGCTATCAACTCTGCATTGGTCTGCACAAACTTGTGCCTCTTTAGTGGTCTGTCAGGACCTTCTAGCTCATGCTATAGGAATATGTTATCCTATTCGTAGCCGAAGCATGCTATATCTTTCTTCCTTTCTGacttttttttcacatttacaCAATTTGCCAGTGAAGTGGTAGACATTCTttgatatatttctttttcatattttaataaatggtGTTGACAACTGCATTAAGAAAGTGTTGTCGACCAATCAAACAAAACAACCACCAACGGTTGGTCTTTGATGCACAGTATCATTAACTGACTtagtaaaaagaatattttgttCGGCACTTGGACAATAATTACTATTAACCACATTGACGACTATTCTGCTAATCAGGGTTTAATTCCGACAATTTTATTCACCGATCATCCAAAGCTCAGCAAACTCAAGTCGCTCAAACAAAGCCATGAAGATATAGATTTAGTACCAAGTATTTGATTGAGCTCAATCCAACACCACCGTTATTTGGAGTTCACTCGTATTTTAGGAAACTGCTCGCAACCGTTGCCACAAGAGCCTCTGTGCAGTCCTCCATTTGCCATTGTCGTTAGCCATTTACATTTTTTGGCTTATGATTTATAACAGAGTTCAAAGATGACCGTTTGCCTCTGAAGCATCTTCGAATTATCACAGCGTTACATATTTTGTGATGTAACAGATAAAATTTGAAATGGACGTAGTTGGACAAGGGGATAATGTATGTCTGAATATAGTCAGATATGACATCATTCATTTTGATGGATTAAAAGCGCCTGTTCGGTTCAATCTATGTTGTAATTTGGGGCAGTTCTGAATGTTCCAAAGCCCTGAAAATCTCTATAATATCAAGTTCATATTTATCAGTTCCGTTTAAACGTTCATAATAAGATTTGTTATGTACTACGTATCTTTATCAGTtcaatcaaaaacaaaaaaataataaataaacgaCAGGTAAGCAAAATTTTGTGATACTTTGGAAATTGATGAATATGTACCTGTGTAACGATGAAGAAATGTATGTTATTCCTATACCATAGCTTTCCCTCCACATAAATCACATATGGTATACCCTAGACCTTCACAATATGGACATTGTGTGCCCTCACCCACCCATTCCAAAAACTGCGTTGAAAAATCCATTGATAAGTTCAAGAACATGTGCAGCATGGGTAAACAGCCACAAAAGTAAATTTTCTTACTTGAGGTTCAATATTTGGCTCGCCAGATCCATCACACTCTGCAATTaaagaaatggaagttggccgGAGATTTCCAAAGTTGATCATAAATAATGCATCTAGGAAACCATTATCATACAGTCAACATCAATATATCAGAGACGAATATTATGGTTGCCCTTAGAATGGTCATTACACGAGAGATTAAACCATCCCAACTCTGACTGCTCCATTGAGGCTATTGGGCCATGCCAGCTATCATGATTACTGCTATAACAATTGTTATTCCTAAATCCATTTGATAGCAATGACCATGTTAGTTTGAAGTCTAAGACTGTAGAAACTATCATCTATTTTTCTCAAGTAGAGTAGAGACAATTTTGAACAAGTCAAAGTGCCTAGTAGGCTGTGTTCAAGTAACTCGCACAAATAGGGATTAGGAAAAAGCCTCCCCAACAAGCTCAATATATAGAGAAAACGAACAGTTTCACCAAAACCTAAATGGTGGATAGACCATGTTTGGAAAGTCCACGAAGAAATCCTGCAGGAGGAATCTGATTTAGACAAAAGAACATCTAGGAAAACAAAGATTGTCCAGCAAAGGAAACGGCAGAATTTAAGGCATCAAAAGGAACCAATCATTGAGATGGATGACGATATAATGATAGAGCCCTTATTGTCGTTCAAAATGTCAATACTGTGATGGTTTCGTTTTATCCAAGTATCCTTCTAATAGCGACCATATTGATAGCAGCAAAAAATATGCATGACACTGCTCCTAAGTCATTGATTCCTCCAAACAGAAATATATAGAAGGAAATGGGTACATGAAACAATTGAGGTTTGTACATTATGAGGATTTGGGAAAATTATATTCTGAAAAATACATAATACTTGCTTTGTTTCTTGGAGATTGcataaaattaaaagtgaatttaCAATGAGATTTGACTTCCAGAACAAAGATCAATGAACCAACTACTGCATAATGGTcgtttaattgaaataaaagggATAAGTTACATACCTGTACACAACAAGCGACCTTCTCCGCGACATTGAAGGCATTTTGTCGTTGCATTCTTGTTTTTGCTCCTATCAACTCCATCATTGCTTGCAACAAGTCTGGATGGCTCTTCCCACCGATTCTCTCCAAGGAGAAAAACTCTTCGCTGGGGAACTTCTGTTTCCTTATCAATTTTCACAACATTTTGCTGAACCTCTGAAATATCTGTCACTGAAGGAACTGCAGCTCCATTTTCACCTTCCTATATAATTCACATTTGGATTATGATGCAAATTCAAGTATTTAACAGTTTAAACAATGTGTTTGTTGTCTTAGAGATAAAATAGAAGTAGAATAATTCCTAGACCTCCGTCCACAAGCTTAAACTTATGGGAGATGTCGTCCTCGCTAGTTGTCAAGTAGTGAATACATCAATGTTCTATCAAAAACCAAAGTTTCACTaagaacataataaaataatgaagaaaaatgaGAGAAGAATTTCCAAATTATGTTTTAGTCACatagaaagaaatatatattcagATTTCCAGTACACAAACTATCATGTTTAGTTGAGAGCAAGGAGTCAAGTGATTTAGCAAAAAGCACACGGAACTAACAGTGTGTTTGTATTTACATGAGTCAAGGTAAAGCTAATACGAGTAACTTTCACGTTTTCTGTagattttgatattaatttttgttggaGCATGCGTAATTGAAGGGAATTTAGACTCAAGAAACATATTAGAGATAAAGTCTCAAACATTGGGACAGATTCTCAGGCTCGGCGACAAGGAAGGATCAAGAACTGCATCTGATATAAGCAGCATACCTTTGGTAAAACAAATGTAGATTGTTTATCTTGAGTCGTGCTGCCTGCATCCTTTTTCCTTATCTCCAAATAAAGCCTTTCAAGAAGTTCAGCAGTCATAATACCATCTTCAGGGACACCTAATGCAGCCTTTCAAACAAACATCTCACAACCATCAAAAcctcaaaaacaaaattgtacAGGCATAGCACAATATGGAGAGCACTACATATATACAGTACTCAAATTTTCAgtttatattgaaaaatgttGCCCTCTTTGCATGAAAATGCTTCATAAACTATATATAATGCAGAACAACACTAACTTGCCAAGTCTTCACAGCACGCTCTGTTCCACTTGAGAAGCTTGAGTAATCCATGTCTTCCTCGCCTGAGTAAAACCCCAATTTCAGCAACGCTTCCTGTTATTTTTCAACACATCAAGTAAGATTTCACATTGCACCAATTATTCACGCACAAATCCAATAAATCAACTCATAGAAGTGGATAACTAAAATTGTGATTGGATAAACATCTCCGGTAATCACTTGTAGGAtaagtaagaaaataaaatgaattaaatttacattataaCTTAAAAGTCAGCTTATATACTTTAAGCTTAGCTTAGAAGTTAAAATCACAATTGAGTTCATAAGCAATGTTCAATTCTTTTTTCTGTCTTATTTACTTCAGAAAATTTATGCAAACAGAacctatatataatttttggaaacataaaaaaatcagAACCATCAAGAGTAGGAAAATGGAAGATCAACCTGCATTTGTCGAACCCCTTCTCCTTCAGAACCTTTCCGCAAAAGGCTCGTCTTTTCAACTGTAACAGACTCCTCAACCACCACAACCTCCTTCTCCCTTTCTATGACTTCTTCAATTCGCTTCTCCTCCTCTTCAATTCGCTTCTCCTCTGTTGTAGATCATTCAATTAGTGTTGTGTAGGTAAAACCAACAGGAGAAGTTGCACAATACAAGGCTAAGTTGGTTGCAAAGGGGTGGTTTTTGCAAAACATTGTTTGGATTGTTATGGAGTGTTACCTATGGTAAGAACTGAAACTATCAAACTAGTGGTTGCTATCTACAACCACATTTAGAGGTTGGTTATTACATCAACTTGATGTAAAATTAGCCTTCTCAAATGGGTCACTAGAGGAGAAAATTTATATGAATCAATCTCCTGGTTTTGATGTGACGGGACATGAGACAagatatataaattgaaataggCTTTATATGGGATAAAACAAGCCCCTCGGGCCAGGGATAAAAATATTGCTTCTTCTTCCAGCTGGGTTTCAGCGGAAGCAGAACAAATACGGAACTTTTGCGAGATCTATTATAAGTGATTTAATGATAGTTCGCCTTTATGTAGATGATCTACCAATTACTAGCAGCAATGCAGTAcagaaaaataagtttaaaagaaaaaactctgTTAAAGTTTGAAATGAGAGATCAAAGACTGCTATCTTATTTTTTGGGAATGGAATTTGTCTCCTCTAGTGATGGAGCTTTCATACATCCAAGAGAGGCATGCAattgaaatattgaaaatattccAAATGCTGGATTGTAATTTTGTCTAAACACCAGTTGATTGTGGTATGAAGTTAGACAAAGAAGGAAATGGCAATGTAGTCGATGCAACCTTGTATAAAAATTGTTGGCTTATTGAGATTTTTGTGCAGTAACCTTATGGAGTGAGGTTGATAAGTAGATTTTCTGTTCATCCAATGTTTCTCGTTTGCTTGTAGCTAATAGAATATTGACATATGTGAAGGgcactttgaaattcaaaaacatgacgaaatatttttaatttagtattttgcTACTGTGATTTAGACTGGTGTGATGATAAAAGGGACAAAAAAAAGTACAGCACGGTATGTGTTTATGGCGTGTGGCGAGGCACCTAGTTCGTGGTGTTATAAGAAGGAGGCAGTGGTGGCATTGTCTTCATGTGACGCCTGACATTGCAACCTCAACGAGAACATGTCTAGTCTTGTTGCTTGAAAACTTGATGTCAGAAATTaagattagaaaaaaaaaaactatgaaaattCTAGTAGACAACAAGTGGGCTATATACCGCAGTACTAATGACCAGGTAGCTGATATTCTAACAAAGCGGCTGACAGATTCAAGCTGAGTATAGAGATGATAAGTGTGCAATAAATTGCTAATCTGCATTAAGGGGAAAAGCTGCTAGGAATTCAGTTTGCTCTGTGTTAGTTACTGTAACTATCTGCTTGTAATAGAACTGTAAATAGCAACTATGCATTATGACACATGTGCGTGAGAAATAAAAGTTCAGATTCAATACCGATATTACTTGTTGTCTTTCCCTGTTCTTCTCCGTTTGTGTGAGTGTGCGTTCTAACATCCTCCAACTTCCGAATACTCGAACCGCTCTCGAGAACCATATTCTTGTCCTTCAGCACCTGCAAGAGCAACGTGACATTCGCGACGGCGTCGGAGACGGAAGCCGGAGTGGACACATCGCGCGTGGATAAGCGACGCTCCATCTCCTGGATTTGGAGCTTGAGGTCGGAGATCTCGCGGAGGAGTTGATCGCGTTCGCTAGCCCAGCGCTGCTCCTCGCGAAGCCAACGCTGTTCGTCGCGGAGCCATCGCTGCTCTTCGCGGAGCCATCGCTGCTCCTCGCGGTCGGAGACGGAGCAGTGGGTGACGAGGGAGTTGAATTTATAAGAGAGGGAATAGGGTTTGGgaagagaaattagggttttggtGAGAGTGAGGGTGAAAGTGGGAGTTGCAGTGACAGATAGAAGAGTTGGCATAGTGGGATTTGGATGATGAAGGCCATTGAA from the Vigna angularis cultivar LongXiaoDou No.4 chromosome 3, ASM1680809v1, whole genome shotgun sequence genome contains:
- the LOC108342784 gene encoding uncharacterized protein LOC108342784 isoform X2, producing the protein MVSGNIFHCRKNSWPPGEYISKSTLQLFDYDSSAPPEQAWRRRLNSHANLLKEFRVTFMEAIKMVRLGIRIWSYVREEASHGRKAPIDPFTRESCKPSASQGVPLGGMGSGSISRGFRGEFRQWQIIPSLCEASPVMANQFSIFISREGGNKNFSSVLAPGQHEGLGSSKKPDDQGISSWGWNLSGQHSTYHALFPRAWTVYDGEPDPELKISCRQISPFIPHNYRESSLPAAVFVYTLVNTGKERAKVSLLFTWANSIGGSSHLSGDHVNEPFRAEDGVSGVLLYHKTAKGNPPVTFSIAACETQNVSVSVLPSFGLSEGSSITAKGMWSKMVKDGQFDQENFNSGRSMPSSLGETLCAAVAATAWVEPHGKCTVAFSLAWSSPKVKFVKGCTFNRRYTKFYGTSEKAAVDLAHDALTNYSRWEEEIEKWQNPILKDETLPEWYKFTLFNELYFLVAGGTIWIDSPLLSSSMRNGQDPARELENAVVKETEDKVNGRKRTVVERTTDSTYESNATTGHNCVDENLYGHDNDDDVGRFLYLEGVEYIMWCTYDVHFYASFALLELFPRIELNIQRDFARAVLCEDGRKVRFLAEGNWGIRKVYGAVPHDLGTHDPWYEMNAYNIHDTSKWKDLNPKFVLQVYRDFAATGDLQFGIDVWPAVRAAMEYMDQFDRDGDGLIENDGFPDQTYDTWTVHGVSTYCGCLWLAALQAAAAMALELGDRDFAETCKRKFLKAKPAFEEKLWNGSYFNYDSGSSGNSKSIQADQLAGQWYTASSGLPSLFEDSKIKSALRKVYDFNVMKVKGGRMGAVNGMHPNGKVDETCMQSREVWTGVTYGVAATMILAGMEEEAFTTAEGIFLAGWSEDGYGYWFQTPEAWTMDGHYRSLMYMRPLAIWGMQYAMNRPKAILEAPKINIMDRIHLSPVIGGFSHNETGGNGYGLQEDR
- the LOC108342784 gene encoding uncharacterized protein LOC108342784 isoform X1, which produces MVSGNIFHCRKNSWPPGEYISKSTLQLFDYDSSAPPEQAWRRRLNSHANLLKEFRVTFMEAIKMVRLGIRIWSYVREEASHGRKAPIDPFTRESCKPSASQGVPLGGMGSGSISRGFRGEFRQWQIIPSLCEASPVMANQFSIFISREGGNKNFSSVLAPGQHEGLGSSKKPDDQGISSWGWNLSGQHSTYHALFPRAWTVYDGEPDPELKISCRQISPFIPHNYRESSLPAAVFVYTLVNTGKERAKVSLLFTWANSIGGSSHLSGDHVNEPFRAEDGVSGVLLYHKTAKGNPPVTFSIAACETQNVSVSVLPSFGLSEGSSITAKGMWSKMVKDGQFDQENFNSGRSMPSSLGETLCAAVAATAWVEPHGKCTVAFSLAWSSPKVKFVKGCTFNRRYTKFYGTSEKAAVDLAHDALTNYSRWEEEIEKWQNPILKDETLPEWYKFTLFNELYFLVAGGTIWIDSPLLSSSMRNGQDPARELENAVVKETEDKVNGRKRTVVERTTDSTYESNATTGHNCVDENLYGHDNDDDVGRFLYLEGVEYIMWCTYDVHFYASFALLELFPRIELNIQRDFARAVLCEDGRKVRFLAEGNWGIRKVYGAVPHDLGTHDPWYEMNAYNIHDTSKWKDLNPKFVLQVYRDFAATGDLQFGIDVWPAVRAAMEYMDQFDRDGDGLIENDGFPDQTYDTWTVHGVSTYCGCLWLAALQAAAAMALELGDRDFAETCKRKFLKAKPAFEEKLWNGSYFNYDSGSSGNSKSIQADQLAGQWYTASSGLPSLFEDSKIKSALRKVYDFNVMKVKGGRMGAVNGMHPNGKVDETCMQSREVWTGVTYGVAATMILAGMEEEAFTTAEGIFLAGWSEDGYGYWFQTPEAWTMDGHYRSLMYMRPLAIWGMQYAMNRPKAILEAPKINIMDRIHLSPVIGGFSHNETGVRKIATKARCFSNSVFHCAC
- the LOC108342785 gene encoding protein disulfide isomerase pTAC5, chloroplastic isoform X1, which gives rise to MPTLLSVTATPTFTLTLTKTLISLPKPYSLSYKFNSLVTHCSVSDREEQRWLREEQRWLRDEQRWLREEQRWASERDQLLREISDLKLQIQEMERRLSTRDVSTPASVSDAVANVTLLLQVLKDKNMVLESGSSIRKLEDVRTHTHTNGEEQGKTTSNIEEKRIEEEEKRIEEVIEREKEVVVVEESVTVEKTSLLRKGSEGEGVRQMQEALLKLGFYSGEEDMDYSSFSSGTERAVKTWQAALGVPEDGIMTAELLERLYLEIRKKDAGSTTQDKQSTFVLPKEGENGAAVPSVTDISEVQQNVVKIDKETEVPQRRVFLLGENRWEEPSRLVASNDGVDRSKNKNATTKCLQCRGEGRLLCTECDGSGEPNIEPQFLEWVGEGTQCPYCEGLGYTICDLCGGKAMV
- the LOC108342785 gene encoding protein disulfide isomerase pTAC5, chloroplastic isoform X2; translation: MPTLLSVTATPTFTLTLTKTLISLPKPYSLSYKFNSLVTHCSVSDREEQRWLREEQRWLRDEQRWLREEQRWASERDQLLREISDLKLQIQEMERRLSTRDVSTPASVSDAVANVTLLLQVLKDKNMVLESGSSIRKLEDVRTHTHTNGEEQGKTTSNIEEKRIEEEEKRIEEVIEREKEVVVVEESVTVEKTSLLRKGSEGEGVRQMQEALLKLGFYSGEEDMDYSSFSSGTERAVKTWQAALGVPEDGIMTAELLERLYLEIRKKDAGSTTQDKQSTFVLPKEGENGAAVPSVTDISEVQQNVVKIDKETEVPQRRVFLLGENRWEEPSRLVASNDGVDRSKNKNATTKCLQCRGEGRLLCTGITIVIAVIMIAGMAQ
- the LOC108342785 gene encoding protein disulfide isomerase pTAC5, chloroplastic isoform X3, giving the protein MPTLLSVTATPTFTLTLTKTLISLPKPYSLSYKFNSLVTHCSVSDREEQRWLREEQRWLRDEQRWLREEQRWASERDQLLREISDLKLQIQEMERRLSTRDVSTPASVSDAVANVTLLLQVLKDKNMVLESGSSIRKLEDVRTHTHTNGEEQGKTTSNIEEKRIEEEEKRIEEVIEREKEVVVVEESVTVEKTSLLRKGSEGEGVRQMQEALLKLGFYSGEEDMDYSSFSSGTERAVKTWQAALGVPEDGIMTAELLERLYLEIRKKDAGSTTQDKQSTFVLPKEGENGAAVPSVTDISEVQQNVVKIDKETEVPQRRVFLLGENRWEEPSRLVASNDGVDRSKNKNATTKCLQCRGEGRLLCTGFLRGLSKHGLSTI